Proteins co-encoded in one Dyadobacter sp. CECT 9275 genomic window:
- a CDS encoding DUF6797 domain-containing protein, translated as MFNLFTSPRLLWNISAVCVVFLASLLLTGYTDITSTSSAYATDTLEFGSFVEPSFPYIPAAIDARKLGAGFPDDNQAARTLAVKLGDSAYVCFDTDRLRWSVAWTGKFLPMVSMAQVSYKDFFNKNNSISTLTGVPKIATGLYPGWSNHKSDYSNITSKQPEWGPIPAEKGRWKGVYVHGDKAIFNYSVGRTNVFEMPGSARLEDQVIFTRTIRMNGPSEDLYLTAAEVRGASASERRGGITYVYHGAGKDTVTAIGILGKGNIDWQTEADGNRYLTVKIPAGAAREATVAIWKGPSKKRSVFEKFCKKTHITFPDFTAGGPAPWKETVLTQGELSPDTAAFVTDRLTLPLHNSWKRNVRVADIAFFRDGRAAVVTFEGDVWTIDGISSGLQNLKWRRIASGLHEPMSVEIVNERVYVFGREGIVLLRDLNGDGVTDFYENFSNIMPQSSESREWAADMVTAPDGGFYIAKGGSLSNGPGVTAPVAKGFRAGSSLSGTILKIAPDGLKYEVIATGLRGPYLGINARTGMLTASDQQGNFVPSTPIYLIKKGDYYGVEPTRHRNDNPSVAPPLTWIPHSVDRSSISQAWVTSTKMGPLNGNLIHFSFGHPGLFRVLIDSTSQVIQGGVSFIQAAYPAPTSKGAMNPLDEQLYVAGFNLWGSSSNGLSALLRLRYTGKPSYMPNLFRAGKQGIILGFDSELKAEEATAVSSFLVKRWDYKRTEEYGSGHFKTDGTPGEETIPVAASYLSADRKKVLLLIPEMTEVMQMEVSYRLLAKDGHQINDQFWFTVNKVGELRLAQEGFEDVNLALLTAPKQEAAPSAKNGELVTVQRGKELFQRMACSGCHSEGLRTKGMYGPPFQGMYNSERLFDDGTKTIADEKYLRESILTPSLKIVKGYNEEMPSFAGVLSDPDIESIILYIKSLSGK; from the coding sequence ATGTTTAACTTATTTACATCTCCCCGTCTGCTGTGGAACATTTCCGCGGTTTGCGTGGTGTTTCTGGCCTCGCTGTTACTTACAGGTTATACAGATATCACCAGTACTTCAAGTGCTTATGCTACTGACACATTGGAATTTGGGTCTTTTGTTGAGCCGTCATTCCCTTATATCCCCGCTGCTATAGATGCGCGAAAATTGGGCGCGGGTTTTCCTGATGATAACCAAGCCGCACGGACTCTGGCTGTTAAGCTTGGTGACAGCGCTTATGTATGTTTTGATACTGACCGTCTCAGGTGGTCCGTGGCCTGGACCGGGAAATTCCTGCCGATGGTATCCATGGCCCAGGTTTCCTACAAAGATTTTTTTAACAAAAACAACAGTATAAGCACGCTGACAGGAGTGCCAAAAATTGCAACCGGGTTATATCCAGGCTGGTCCAATCATAAATCGGACTATAGTAATATCACCTCAAAGCAGCCGGAATGGGGACCTATCCCAGCTGAAAAGGGCAGATGGAAAGGGGTGTACGTACACGGGGACAAGGCTATTTTTAATTATTCGGTTGGGCGTACCAACGTTTTTGAAATGCCGGGCAGCGCCAGATTGGAGGATCAGGTTATTTTTACAAGAACCATCCGGATGAATGGCCCTTCGGAAGATCTTTACCTGACTGCAGCAGAAGTAAGAGGTGCCTCCGCCAGCGAGCGCAGGGGAGGAATTACCTACGTATATCATGGCGCAGGGAAAGATACCGTCACTGCTATCGGGATTTTGGGCAAAGGTAATATTGACTGGCAAACGGAAGCGGATGGAAATCGATATCTGACAGTTAAAATACCTGCCGGAGCAGCCAGGGAGGCAACCGTTGCCATTTGGAAAGGTCCCTCCAAAAAAAGATCCGTCTTCGAAAAGTTTTGTAAAAAAACACACATTACGTTCCCCGATTTTACTGCGGGAGGCCCGGCACCCTGGAAAGAAACGGTGTTGACACAAGGAGAGTTGTCACCCGATACGGCGGCGTTTGTTACCGACAGGCTGACATTACCGCTGCATAATTCCTGGAAAAGAAATGTGAGAGTAGCGGATATCGCATTTTTCAGGGATGGGCGTGCCGCTGTGGTGACTTTCGAAGGAGACGTGTGGACGATCGACGGCATCAGCAGTGGCCTGCAGAATCTGAAATGGCGTAGAATTGCGTCCGGGCTGCATGAGCCCATGAGTGTGGAGATCGTTAATGAAAGGGTGTATGTGTTTGGCAGGGAAGGTATTGTTCTCCTGCGCGACCTCAATGGGGATGGCGTTACTGATTTTTATGAAAATTTTTCCAATATCATGCCCCAGTCTTCCGAATCCAGGGAATGGGCAGCAGACATGGTTACGGCTCCGGACGGTGGTTTTTACATCGCCAAGGGTGGAAGCCTTTCTAACGGGCCAGGTGTAACGGCACCTGTTGCCAAGGGTTTCAGAGCCGGATCTTCACTGAGCGGTACCATTCTGAAAATAGCACCCGATGGGCTGAAATACGAGGTAATCGCAACCGGACTGCGTGGTCCTTATCTTGGAATCAATGCCCGGACGGGGATGTTAACGGCGTCGGACCAGCAGGGGAATTTTGTACCTTCCACGCCTATATACCTCATAAAAAAAGGTGATTATTATGGCGTGGAACCGACCCGCCACCGTAACGATAACCCTTCGGTGGCGCCCCCGCTTACCTGGATACCTCATAGCGTAGACCGCTCCAGCATCAGCCAGGCATGGGTGACGAGTACTAAAATGGGCCCTTTAAACGGCAATCTGATCCATTTTTCATTTGGCCATCCGGGATTGTTCCGTGTGCTGATTGACAGTACCTCGCAGGTGATCCAGGGAGGTGTTTCCTTCATCCAGGCGGCATATCCCGCGCCTACCTCCAAAGGGGCAATGAACCCCTTGGACGAGCAACTCTATGTCGCAGGTTTTAACCTGTGGGGATCCAGTTCAAACGGGCTCAGTGCATTGCTGCGGCTGAGATATACCGGAAAGCCCAGTTATATGCCCAACTTGTTCAGGGCGGGTAAACAAGGTATAATACTTGGCTTCGACTCGGAACTTAAGGCGGAGGAGGCGACGGCGGTTTCCAGTTTTCTGGTAAAAAGATGGGATTATAAACGTACAGAGGAATACGGCTCGGGGCATTTTAAAACGGATGGGACACCCGGTGAAGAAACCATTCCGGTGGCGGCTTCCTACCTTTCCGCTGACCGGAAAAAGGTATTGTTGCTGATACCAGAAATGACCGAGGTCATGCAGATGGAAGTGTCGTATCGCCTTTTGGCGAAGGATGGCCATCAGATAAACGATCAATTTTGGTTCACGGTTAATAAGGTTGGAGAGCTCAGGCTCGCCCAGGAGGGATTTGAAGATGTGAACCTGGCTCTGCTAACTGCCCCGAAACAGGAGGCGGCGCCATCCGCAAAAAATGGAGAGCTGGTGACGGTGCAAAGGGGAAAGGAATTATTTCAGCGAATGGCCTGCTCGGGTTGCCATTCGGAAGGGCTGAGGACGAAGGGTATGTACGGGCCGCCTTTTCAGGGTATGTACAATTCGGAAAGACTCTTTGACGACGGGACCAAAACCATTGCTGACGAAAAATACCTCCGGGAGTCCATCCTGACGCCCTCACTTAAAATTGTGAAAGGATACAACGAAGAAATGCCTTCTTTTGCAGGGGTGCTGTCCGATCCTGATATAGAGTCAATTATCCTTTATATAAAATCCCTTTCTGGAAAATAA
- a CDS encoding aspartate aminotransferase family protein: MKTYQESSVLLERAKKVLASGVSSEFRKYNHPHALFYTHGEGSRIYDVDGNEYLDFTLSQGPLILGHSHPEVLKAVREYSEKGQLFAGQHIREIELAEKINQLIPSAELMRFCLDGSEAVQTAFRVARAKTGRKKFLRFEGHYHGWMDNVCWGISTPSAEALGSRENPNVYPWTQGLPEGVENEFIILPWNDLDLVRKTVSERFSEIAAIITEPVMCNNGCIEPRPGFLEGLREICTEHGIALIFDEVITGFRLSLGGAQQYFGITPDLAIFAKAIASGYAISAIVGKRDWMQLIEDARVIHAGTMNAGNPTVAAALTTITVLETERPHERMFALGQKLMAGLKQAASDTGHSLLVEGPGPMFAISFSLLDKTNEYRDTLSADKGKLGKFIAAMHDEGVRVIGRGLWYISAVHTEADIDHAISTARKVLADMK; encoded by the coding sequence ATGAAAACATATCAGGAATCTTCCGTATTGCTGGAAAGAGCCAAAAAGGTGCTCGCCAGCGGAGTATCTTCCGAATTCAGGAAATATAACCATCCGCACGCGTTGTTTTATACCCACGGGGAGGGCAGCCGGATTTATGACGTGGACGGGAATGAGTACCTCGACTTTACCCTCAGCCAGGGGCCGCTGATACTGGGTCATTCGCATCCGGAGGTATTAAAAGCAGTAAGAGAATATTCGGAAAAGGGGCAGCTTTTTGCCGGACAGCATATCCGGGAAATCGAACTGGCCGAAAAGATCAATCAACTGATACCTTCCGCCGAACTGATGCGCTTTTGTCTGGATGGATCGGAAGCGGTTCAGACGGCTTTCAGAGTAGCCCGGGCAAAAACCGGACGGAAGAAATTCCTGAGATTTGAAGGCCATTACCATGGCTGGATGGACAACGTTTGCTGGGGGATTTCCACACCTTCTGCCGAAGCACTGGGCAGTCGCGAAAATCCAAATGTATATCCATGGACACAGGGCTTACCTGAAGGTGTTGAAAATGAATTTATTATTCTGCCCTGGAATGACCTGGACCTGGTGAGAAAAACGGTATCCGAGCGGTTTTCAGAAATTGCTGCCATCATTACCGAGCCGGTCATGTGTAATAACGGTTGTATTGAACCCAGGCCGGGATTTTTGGAAGGATTAAGAGAAATTTGTACGGAACACGGCATCGCACTCATTTTCGATGAAGTGATCACCGGCTTCCGGTTATCATTGGGAGGTGCGCAGCAATATTTCGGTATAACTCCTGATCTTGCCATTTTTGCCAAAGCGATTGCCAGCGGATACGCCATAAGCGCCATTGTCGGTAAAAGAGACTGGATGCAACTGATAGAAGATGCCAGGGTTATCCATGCCGGAACCATGAATGCCGGGAACCCCACCGTGGCTGCGGCGCTCACCACCATTACGGTTCTGGAAACCGAGCGGCCTCATGAACGCATGTTCGCCCTTGGGCAAAAACTGATGGCAGGTTTAAAACAAGCTGCCTCGGACACAGGGCATAGTCTGCTTGTGGAGGGCCCAGGGCCGATGTTCGCGATCAGCTTTTCTCTACTTGACAAAACGAATGAATATAGGGATACCCTTTCAGCAGATAAGGGAAAGCTGGGCAAATTCATAGCGGCTATGCATGACGAAGGTGTGAGGGTCATTGGAAGGGGGCTTTGGTACATCAGCGCAGTGCACACCGAGGCTGACATAGACCATGCCATCTCCACCGCTCGTAAAGTACTTGCAGATATGAAGTAA
- a CDS encoding M81 family metallopeptidase produces the protein MNFTNSLALSICLIIAQASVSQTGRNGKLLSQKTHPSEKDIAARVLPRIAIAGLAIESSTFSPALTHEEAFHAKYGDEIYTSYPFFSKDSLNRRRAEWFPALMGRSLPGGTVTREAYESLVKQTLELLKKNLPYDGMFLDIHGAMSVVGLDDPEGDFIVRIREVIGKKTIISTSMDLHGNVSWRLAQNTDLITCYRMAPHEDAMQTKKRAVDNLLSRLETGKGKPTYKAWIPIPILLPGEKTSTRIEPAKTIYAAVAPASVQPGIIDAAMWVGYAWADEPRNHAVVMVTGDDKNQVTKTAERLAKSFWDVRSGFAFVAPTGSLKESLDKAIASQKHPYFISDSGDNPTAGGAGDVTWTLKEILARPEFKNENGPSLIYASIPGSEFVKRAVEAGVGGKVDAYAGAVVDARFAGPVRLKGTIESIEHGDKNAETEVVVKVGSVRVIVTKKRKPYHKEIDFTRLGLHPRKADIVVVKIGYLEPELYNMRADWILALTPGGVDQNLERLGYKRIKRPMFPLDKNMKDPDLTAKMVPSSDQ, from the coding sequence ATGAATTTTACAAATTCACTTGCTCTTTCCATTTGCCTGATCATTGCGCAGGCTTCCGTATCGCAGACTGGAAGGAACGGAAAACTTTTATCTCAAAAAACGCATCCATCTGAAAAAGATATAGCAGCCAGAGTACTTCCCCGTATCGCGATTGCGGGATTGGCAATAGAATCCAGCACATTTTCTCCCGCACTTACACACGAAGAAGCGTTTCATGCCAAATACGGTGACGAAATTTATACCTCCTATCCTTTCTTCTCCAAAGATTCTCTCAACCGGCGGCGTGCCGAATGGTTCCCGGCACTGATGGGCCGCTCGTTACCCGGCGGGACGGTCACCCGCGAAGCCTACGAGTCGCTGGTGAAACAAACGCTCGAACTACTGAAAAAGAATTTACCCTATGACGGTATGTTTCTGGACATTCACGGGGCGATGAGCGTGGTGGGCCTGGACGATCCGGAAGGCGACTTCATCGTCAGGATACGGGAGGTCATTGGAAAAAAGACGATCATTTCAACCTCAATGGATTTACACGGCAACGTTTCGTGGAGACTGGCGCAAAACACGGACCTCATTACCTGTTACCGCATGGCTCCGCATGAAGACGCGATGCAAACCAAGAAAAGGGCGGTGGACAATCTTTTGTCCAGACTTGAAACCGGAAAAGGAAAACCAACCTACAAAGCCTGGATACCGATCCCGATTCTCCTACCCGGGGAAAAAACAAGTACCCGGATTGAACCGGCCAAAACCATATATGCAGCCGTGGCACCGGCTTCGGTACAACCCGGTATTATCGACGCGGCGATGTGGGTAGGTTATGCCTGGGCAGACGAACCCCGTAACCACGCGGTAGTGATGGTGACCGGAGACGATAAAAACCAAGTGACCAAAACGGCGGAACGGCTGGCAAAAAGTTTTTGGGATGTCAGGTCGGGATTCGCGTTTGTAGCCCCCACAGGTTCTTTGAAAGAAAGCCTGGACAAAGCCATTGCCAGTCAGAAACACCCCTATTTTATCAGCGACTCAGGAGATAATCCTACCGCAGGAGGTGCGGGAGATGTAACCTGGACCTTAAAAGAAATACTGGCCCGCCCGGAATTTAAGAATGAAAATGGCCCCTCGTTGATATATGCCTCAATCCCGGGGTCCGAATTTGTAAAAAGGGCGGTTGAGGCCGGAGTTGGTGGCAAAGTGGATGCCTACGCAGGAGCGGTGGTGGACGCAAGATTTGCCGGCCCGGTACGTCTGAAAGGTACCATAGAATCAATAGAACACGGAGATAAAAATGCAGAAACCGAAGTAGTGGTGAAAGTAGGGAGCGTGAGGGTGATTGTGACCAAAAAACGCAAACCTTACCACAAGGAAATTGATTTCACCCGCCTGGGGCTCCACCCGCGCAAGGCCGACATTGTGGTGGTAAAAATAGGTTACCTGGAACCTGAACTTTACAACATGCGTGCCGACTGGATTCTTGCCTTAACGCCCGGCGGCGTAGATCAAAACCTTGAAAGACTGGGTTATAAGAGAATCAAACGCCCTATGTTTCCGTTGGACAAAAACATGAAGGATCCTGATCTTACTGCAAAAATGGTACCGTCATCCGATCAGTAA
- a CDS encoding dipeptidase: protein MKRLIFDAHLDLSMNAIEWNRDLTLPLADIRQREMNMSDKNDRGKGTVCLPELRKGNIGIVVATQLARVTPYGSALGGWNSPQQAWAMTQAQLAWYREMEALGEMVQITNLQELEAHLLLWNDASVAADTKPVGYILSLEGADSLVNVSYLQRAYDYGLRAVGLSHFGPGRYAPGTKNEGAITPAGFELLKEMGKLGIILDTTHLTDQGFDQALDHYDGPVWSSHHNVRKIVPNQRQLSDDQIRRLVDRGAVIGGMLDCWAMDIRFIDMVSDPWQLDIKLEHLVDHWDHICQIAGNSRHVAIGSDLDGIFGTEQSPWDLNSIADLQKFEAILERRGYKEEDIDNIFSENWLRFLRKAWGGKVEEER, encoded by the coding sequence ATGAAAAGATTGATTTTTGACGCGCATCTGGATCTTTCCATGAATGCCATAGAATGGAACCGCGACCTGACCCTTCCGCTGGCTGATATCCGGCAGCGGGAAATGAATATGTCGGACAAGAACGACCGGGGTAAAGGGACGGTTTGCTTACCCGAATTGCGAAAAGGTAATATTGGTATCGTGGTGGCCACCCAGCTTGCGCGGGTTACACCCTATGGAAGTGCGCTGGGCGGCTGGAATTCTCCGCAGCAGGCCTGGGCCATGACGCAGGCACAGCTTGCCTGGTACCGAGAAATGGAAGCATTGGGTGAAATGGTACAGATCACCAATTTGCAGGAGCTGGAAGCGCATCTGTTGCTCTGGAACGATGCATCCGTTGCTGCTGATACCAAGCCGGTAGGATATATCCTGAGCCTGGAAGGGGCCGATTCCCTGGTAAATGTCTCTTATTTACAAAGGGCGTATGACTATGGGTTACGTGCTGTGGGGCTGTCACATTTTGGCCCCGGCAGATATGCCCCCGGTACTAAAAATGAAGGCGCTATTACACCGGCAGGTTTTGAGCTGCTTAAAGAAATGGGTAAGCTGGGTATCATCCTGGACACTACCCACCTGACCGACCAAGGGTTTGACCAGGCTTTGGATCACTACGATGGACCTGTTTGGTCAAGTCATCACAACGTTAGAAAAATTGTACCGAACCAGCGTCAGTTATCCGATGACCAGATCCGAAGGCTGGTAGACCGCGGAGCGGTGATAGGTGGCATGCTGGATTGCTGGGCAATGGACATCCGTTTTATAGATATGGTTTCCGATCCCTGGCAGCTGGATATCAAACTGGAACATTTGGTGGATCACTGGGATCATATCTGCCAGATCGCCGGAAACAGCCGTCATGTGGCTATTGGCAGTGATCTGGATGGGATTTTCGGAACGGAACAATCGCCCTGGGACCTTAATTCCATAGCCGATCTTCAGAAATTTGAAGCGATACTCGAAAGAAGAGGCTATAAGGAGGAGGATATTGACAATATCTTCAGTGAAAACTGGCTTCGGTTTTTAAGAAAGGCCTGGGGTGGGAAAGTGGAGGAAGAGAGATAG
- a CDS encoding 3-hydroxyacyl-CoA dehydrogenase family protein has translation MKETRKIIEPALVVGNNKLAYSLAVCLRDAGHPVILSTANAPKAWNYLRYHKNDIRKWSPGQYGPFDIKVIEDLHFENGIKLAFVITEEDLIAKQEVISFLESRLPEDAVIAINSETIPLDAIQDNLAKPGRILIANWVEPVHTTFFLEIVANEVTEARFVDQITDLARSYWGKDPYVIQGDTGVRMRLLAALMREAFYLVKNDYATIEDIDRACRNDAGYYLPFAGNLRYMDLMGTYSYGMVMKDLNPELAKDQTAPDFFNALIREGDFGMESGKGFYAYQPGEDEKWEALVKKFSSEIHEVIDKYPFNQ, from the coding sequence ATGAAAGAAACACGAAAAATAATAGAACCCGCACTGGTTGTTGGAAATAATAAACTGGCTTACAGCCTGGCTGTATGTTTACGTGACGCAGGGCATCCGGTTATTTTAAGTACGGCCAACGCTCCGAAAGCTTGGAATTACCTGAGATACCACAAGAATGATATCAGAAAATGGTCTCCCGGGCAATACGGGCCTTTTGATATCAAGGTCATTGAAGACCTGCATTTTGAAAATGGCATTAAACTCGCGTTTGTCATTACTGAGGAAGATTTGATTGCCAAACAGGAAGTAATCAGCTTTCTGGAATCCAGGTTACCGGAAGATGCCGTCATTGCGATTAACTCTGAGACGATACCGCTTGATGCTATTCAGGATAATCTGGCAAAGCCGGGGCGCATTCTGATCGCCAACTGGGTGGAACCTGTGCATACTACTTTCTTCCTGGAAATAGTTGCCAATGAGGTCACCGAGGCACGCTTTGTTGATCAGATTACTGACTTGGCCCGATCGTACTGGGGCAAAGACCCCTATGTCATCCAGGGAGATACCGGCGTGAGAATGCGGCTGCTGGCGGCATTGATGCGAGAGGCTTTTTATCTGGTTAAAAATGATTACGCCACCATTGAAGACATTGACCGGGCTTGCAGGAATGATGCGGGTTATTACCTTCCATTTGCCGGAAATCTTCGCTACATGGATCTGATGGGTACCTATTCCTACGGAATGGTGATGAAGGATCTTAATCCCGAACTGGCGAAGGACCAGACCGCTCCCGATTTTTTCAATGCGTTGATCAGGGAAGGGGATTTCGGAATGGAAAGTGGTAAGGGGTTTTATGCTTATCAGCCGGGAGAGGACGAAAAATGGGAAGCGCTCGTGAAAAAATTCAGCAGCGAAATTCATGAGGTTATCGATAAATACCCTTTTAACCAGTAA
- a CDS encoding 3-hydroxyacyl-CoA dehydrogenase family protein, which produces MTKKQPNLREVSVGVVGLGLMGSSIVAALLIAGHQVKAIAAIPEDVEGADLRIEKQLRQCNEAGLVPYSPDVYAEQLTISVDYNELRNCAVVIECVLEKIEIKSSVYNKITAIVGAETVIASNTSAIPISELQTYVDKPARFLGIHWAEPATMTRFLEITCGKLTDPQYAQYIFRLAHRWGKEPTFLKMDIRGFITNRLMYAVYREIFYLIENGRATKEDLDKSFRYDAGSWMTLMGIFRRMDYMGLKDFALIINRLFPELSNSETVPPLMQEMVSRNARGVHNGKGLYPYSNGEAKEWDDAFADFNLKIHKLAAGYSAEKVREQTS; this is translated from the coding sequence ATGACAAAAAAACAGCCAAACCTGCGGGAAGTGTCAGTTGGTGTTGTGGGATTAGGTTTAATGGGTAGCAGCATTGTGGCTGCCCTTTTAATTGCAGGGCATCAGGTAAAAGCGATAGCGGCAATCCCGGAGGATGTTGAGGGGGCGGATTTAAGGATTGAAAAACAGCTCAGGCAATGTAATGAAGCCGGGTTGGTTCCATATTCTCCGGATGTTTACGCAGAACAGCTCACCATTTCTGTGGATTACAACGAACTTCGGAATTGCGCCGTGGTGATTGAATGCGTGTTGGAAAAGATTGAAATAAAGAGTTCTGTTTACAATAAAATCACTGCTATTGTGGGTGCAGAGACGGTTATCGCCAGCAACACCTCAGCCATTCCTATCAGCGAGCTTCAGACGTACGTCGACAAGCCGGCCCGCTTTTTAGGTATCCATTGGGCCGAACCGGCTACGATGACCCGTTTTCTGGAAATTACCTGCGGCAAACTCACCGACCCGCAATATGCACAATATATATTTCGGCTGGCGCATCGCTGGGGAAAAGAACCCACGTTCCTTAAAATGGATATAAGGGGTTTTATTACGAATCGTTTAATGTATGCCGTATACCGGGAAATTTTTTATCTGATTGAAAACGGGAGAGCAACAAAGGAAGATCTCGACAAATCTTTCCGTTACGATGCGGGTTCCTGGATGACCCTGATGGGTATCTTCAGAAGGATGGACTATATGGGGCTGAAAGATTTTGCTTTGATAATCAACAGGTTATTTCCAGAACTTAGTAATTCGGAAACCGTACCTCCGCTGATGCAGGAAATGGTCAGCCGGAATGCCCGTGGTGTACATAATGGGAAAGGCCTCTACCCGTATTCCAACGGAGAAGCCAAAGAATGGGATGACGCCTTTGCTGACTTCAACCTGAAAATCCACAAGCTCGCAGCTGGATATTCAGCGGAGAAAGTAAGGGAACAGACGTCCTGA
- a CDS encoding sulfatase family protein, whose protein sequence is MIDKYNTVVKSVISSLLVVIGSGVLSSMSLYAQVPDTKPNIVVIFCDDLGYGDLGAFGHPTIMTPNLDRMSAEGQRWTNFYVAAPVCTPSRAGLLTGRLPVRSGMASEKNRVLFPDSKGGLPQSEITLARQLKKAGYATACVGKWHLGHLPDYTPNAHGFDEYFGIPYSNDMDFVTNVDRKEAFANSKIEYFNVPLKRNTTTIEQPADQHTITRRYTEEVVKFIKAKRDKPFFLYLAHSMPHVPLFRSKEFENKSLRGLYGDVIEELDWSVGQVLQTLRETGMSKNTLVVFTSDNGPWLTFGTQGGSGGILKGGKGGTFEGGMREPTIFWWPGKLKPGVRPEIATTLDLFPTFTKLAGAKMPSDRVYDGFDISPVIFGTGINPRSEVVYYRDTQVFAIRVGAYKAHFITQDEYGSNDRTIHNPPLLYNLNEDPSEKYNIARDHPEIIAQLKTALQKHQSTVVPVENQLDKR, encoded by the coding sequence ATGATTGATAAGTACAATACGGTTGTTAAATCCGTGATTTCCAGTCTGCTCGTCGTGATCGGGTCCGGTGTTTTATCTTCAATGTCGCTATACGCCCAGGTTCCTGATACGAAGCCGAATATCGTTGTTATTTTCTGTGATGATCTTGGCTACGGTGACCTAGGCGCATTTGGCCACCCCACAATTATGACGCCAAATCTGGACCGGATGTCAGCAGAGGGCCAGCGCTGGACAAATTTCTACGTGGCTGCGCCGGTTTGTACACCGAGCCGCGCCGGATTACTGACGGGCAGGCTGCCGGTGCGGTCGGGTATGGCCAGTGAGAAAAACAGAGTACTGTTCCCTGATTCAAAGGGTGGACTGCCCCAGTCAGAAATTACACTGGCACGCCAGCTGAAAAAAGCCGGATATGCCACCGCCTGCGTGGGGAAATGGCATCTGGGGCATTTGCCTGACTATACACCGAATGCCCACGGATTTGATGAGTATTTTGGTATTCCTTACAGCAATGATATGGATTTCGTAACAAACGTTGACAGGAAAGAGGCCTTTGCAAATTCAAAAATCGAGTATTTCAATGTACCATTAAAACGAAATACCACCACGATTGAGCAACCCGCCGACCAGCATACCATCACCAGGAGGTATACCGAAGAGGTAGTTAAATTTATTAAAGCCAAAAGAGATAAACCTTTTTTTCTGTATCTGGCGCATTCCATGCCGCATGTTCCATTGTTTCGTTCAAAGGAATTTGAAAATAAAAGTTTAAGGGGATTGTATGGTGATGTGATAGAAGAGTTGGACTGGAGTGTCGGACAGGTGCTGCAGACACTGCGTGAAACAGGTATGTCCAAAAACACGCTGGTGGTTTTCACGAGTGATAACGGACCCTGGCTGACTTTTGGTACTCAAGGTGGAAGCGGCGGTATCCTGAAAGGTGGAAAAGGAGGGACTTTTGAAGGAGGCATGCGAGAACCAACTATTTTCTGGTGGCCGGGTAAGTTGAAACCTGGGGTGAGGCCTGAGATTGCCACCACACTGGACCTTTTCCCCACTTTCACCAAACTGGCTGGAGCTAAAATGCCGTCGGACAGGGTTTATGACGGGTTTGATATTTCACCGGTTATTTTTGGGACCGGCATCAATCCACGGTCAGAGGTGGTTTACTACCGCGACACCCAGGTTTTTGCTATACGTGTGGGGGCGTACAAGGCTCATTTTATCACGCAGGATGAGTATGGCAGCAATGATAGGACTATCCACAACCCGCCGCTGTTATACAATCTGAATGAGGATCCCTCTGAAAAGTATAATATAGCCAGGGATCATCCCGAAATTATTGCCCAACTGAAAACTGCCCTTCAAAAGCATCAATCCACGGTTGTCCCGGTTGAAAACCAGCTTGATAAGAGGTAG